ATAAGAATGGTGGTAATCAGTCTCTATTAAAGGACCAGAATCACAGAGACCGCACAGAGATGAATGAAGATCCTCTGGGAATTAAAGACTTCAGTCTGAAATTGAAAGACCCCCAACTTAGTGATTGTGGAGTCTACACCTGCACTGTCTATGACAGAAATGCAGACATCCTGCTACAGAAAGTAGTGACTCTTAGTGTCAGAGGTGAGTGTAACAGCTGTTTGTCCACAGTGTGAATCCCAGATGTGTAAACCTTTGAGTGTGTCCAGCTGTTTCCAGCCATGTGAGAATAAAAGCTGTACATCTGTTTGTACAGCCTCACACATCAACACACAACAGTTCAGCTCCAAGTcagagaaacactgaaaacaggaGCTGCTGGTTACACAGCAGAGGACATGATGGAGGATCAACCTCACTGATGTCTGTTTGTCTGTAAACCTCTGTTCTCCTCTTAGTTCCCGAGGTGGTGGAAGTAGTTAAAGGGATGCAGTCTGTCATTCTGCCATTTACAACTGAAGTCCTGAAGCTTCAGGATGTCACCGTGGAGTGGAAACACGAAGACAAGAAAGTCCACGTGCGTCAGAATGGCCAAAACCAGTCTCACGATCAGGAGGTGAATCAAGAGCCAGTGACAAATGGAAACCTGCAACACACTGATGGTGGTACCTACACCTGCACTGTCTACAGTGAGGGTGAAGAAATCCTGCTACAGAAAGTCGTGTCGATCGCAGTCAGAGGTGAGAATAAATGTGTCAAAGTGGAGAAAGTAGCAAAAAGTAAAGCAGCTGTTTGTGCAGCCTCACGGATCAGACTCAGAATACTAATATCCCTGTTGAAGTTACCGTATTTTGCAGATCATAAGGTGCATTAAGCAATACAAAACATTCActgtcaaactttattcaactcattcagAGTATCTCTCAACATTGTTAACATTGCATAAAATACTGAACAATACACTAACGTTTTCAGTTCATTCCGCTTCCACAAATGCTTCAAATTCTTTATCTTCAGTGTCGGAGTTAAGCAGTTGGGCGATTTTGGCATCAAGCATGCCCAGATCACACTCATCTTTATTGGTCGGTCGGTGCtaagccctgtgacagactggcgacctgtccagggtgtaccccacctctcaccctatgacagctgggataggctccagcaccccgaCGACACTTGAGACTGATGCCTTAGCCCAAGCATCCGTAATCCATTGGTGTAACTCGCCCGTCCATCCAGCCCTTTGGGTTAGTCTTGAAGAACGCGGGGAACTTTTCTTTTGGCAAAGACTTCCTCTTGAAAATGACCATAGGTGGTAATTTTGGCCATTAGAATGGCAATCAATGGTCAATGGCAATcaattgatcaatggtcatgggaatttgcataattatgattaaggaactgaccccacagcccattgttcctcagtgggctggtttcagtcattatgcaaatgtactgttttataagggttggggaaacctgcagtcagctgagactgaagaagtcacttggatgagtgacgaaacgtttctcccatcaaacgctacgtccagatgaacagattcaacttttggagatacaGTGAAGGATGACTTCTCCTTCCCTGTGGTGAGTATAGACACCGTACTGGTCCCTGTTTTCTTGACAGTACAGTAAATGGGGATTTCAAAGGTGAGGGGGACCTCATCCATGTTGGTGATGTGTTCTGGCCAGATCTGGCCAGTGCTAGTGCATGTCACGCACTACTGTTGTAGCCTTGAGTCGAATACAGACCGTAGAGATGCTTCTACCTGCTGTTCTTTGTTCAATAACCCACTGTTCAATTATGTCCTCTAACTGTGGATGTCGCACCTTCTTCCCTCTAAAATGTTATTTGGTCTTCTTTATTGGCCGGGCcatcttcttgcttcctccacttccataccattgattcattgatactgaattctctcacagctgctctattcccatgttctagaGCGTAACTTATTGCCTTGATGTTGAAATCTGCTTTGTAAGCATATCTCTTAGCAGGTGCCATTTTGGgctccttatacacacacaatatggtaatattatgttgaagtaCAGTTAATATtactctgcgaggctcctgactaagGAAGCCGCAATTCTACAAGAATCCATCAAGTGGTGAAGTTTTGTAGCTTATCCgtgggaacaccaaggcgttcccaggccagccaagagacaTGATCTCTCCCGCATGTCTTGGGTCTGCCTAGGGGCCTCCTCCTGCTGGGATATGCTCagacacctcacccaggaggcatcctcgTCAGATGTCCAAACCACATCAACTGGTTCCTTTCGATATTGAAGAGTCCCTCTCAAATGACCGAGCTCCTCATCCTAATTCTAAAGGAGAACCCAAAGACccttcaaagaaaacaaatttctgccacttgtatcTGTGAcctcattcttttggtcaccACCCAGAGGAGGGTAGGAATATCGATTAACCAGTAAATCCACAGCTTCAAGTTTACGGTCAGCTTGCTCTTCAGCACATGTCTGTTTCACTCCAGACTTCACCCCAATCTAGCTAACAAGCTTGCCCTCCACCTTCCTCTCACTCATGATAAAGATTCTGACATATTTGAATTGCTCCACCTGGGATAGTAACTATTCTCTGACTCAGAGTGGGCACTcaacccttttccagctgagagcCATGGTTTTGGACTTGGAAGTGTTAAATGTCATTGTTTGCCAGAATCACTAATCCTGCCAGTTTCTGTCAGCTGCATCTGAATTCTCACAAGCTAACCAAGCCCAATAAGTTTCCTTCTTAAGCCTGATGATGGTGATCCGGCTAACCACCAGGTGACGATCAGCTTACTCAGCACCTCTCTTTAACCAAGCGTCTCAGACGTACAGCCACAGATCTGTTGATAAAATTACAAAATCAATCCTTGATGTGTGATCTAGAGTGACCTGATGCCGTGTCTACTTATGAACACACTTATGCTTGAATACGGACAAGCTGTGCTTAGCAAGTCCAATAACAGAACTTCACTCGCATTCAGATCTGTTAGGCCGTTTGTCTCAATCACACACCTCCAGGTCACACTGTCAATGCCCATGTGGGTGTTGAGTTGCTCCAGCAGCAGAAAAATGGAGTCCCTGGATGAGACACTTTCCAGCACCCCACTACACCCCAAGTGTGGGTACTCTGAACCGTCATTTGGGACATAGGCACAAATGACAGTCATGACCCATTTCCCAACCTAAAGGCACAGTGAGGCAATCCTCTCATTTGCCTGGGTAAACCGCCCAAAAAAGGCAGTTAACTGGGTGGGTACGATTATACCCACTCCTGCCCATCGCCTCTTATTGGAGGATAACTCCAGAGTGGAACTGAGTGCAGCCCCTCTCCAGGGGACTGGTTCCATAGCCTGAGTTATGCTGAGGTATTGGAACACCAGGACCACAGCCTCTGACTACCACcctagtgcagtcagcttctttcaTCTCATGGTCTGGGGTTGTCCAACTCTTTTTATTTGAGACTCTTTCATTGATGCCTGCCATTatagacatttaaaaacaattcagaCTGCAGTACTTACAGTGAGCTCGCAGGGTGTGTGCTTGCCCAGCCTGGCAGTTAATAAACTATGACAGTAAGAACTATGAATGGCTTCATTGATGTCTcattgtgtttctctgtgcacCTCATGTTCTACTCTGTTCTGATCTCAGTCTACCCGGTGGAAATGGTGAATGCGACACAAGGAGAGAAGTCTATCCTGCTGCCTTTTAAAGTCACAGATCACCTTCCTCAGGATGTCAAAGTTGAGTGGAGACTCATTAACCCTGAAGACCGGATGGTCTACGTGTATGAAAGGAGTAAAAATGAGTCTCCCTCATGGGACCATGTATACAGAGGTCGTGCAGAGATGACTGAAGACCCACTGACAACtaaagacctcagtctgaccctgaaagacctccgcctcactgacagtggagtctacacctgcaccgtgTATAACAAGGATGGACACATGCTGCTACAGAAAGTAGTGACTCTCAGTGTCAGAGGTGAGTGTAACAGCTGTTTGCCCACATTAACTAAAAACAGTagtaaagggttagggttagagaTGATGGAGGATCACACTCACTCACTGATGCCTGCACACCTAATTTTGACCTCTGTTTTCATCTCAGACTATCCACTGGAGATGGTGGAAGTGACACAGGGAGAGGcgtctgtcctgctgccctttAAAATCACAGAAGACCTCCTTCAGGACATCAAAGTAGAGTGGAAACATCAAAATATCATCGTCCATGTGTATCAGAATAGCCAAAACCAGTCTCTCTTAATGAATGAGGATTATAAAGACCGCACAGAGATGAATGAAGAGCCTCTGAAAAATAAAGACCTCAGTTTGACCCTGAAAGGCCTCCAACTTAGTGACCGTGGTggctacacctgcaccgtctacaacaAGGATGGCAGCATCCTGCTACAGAAAGTAGTGACACTCAGTGTCAAAGGTGAGACACTGAGTGTCACTACTCAgtgtttctctgtatttattattgtgctatctactgtacaatataaagcgccttgaggcgacttttgttgtgatttggcgctatataaataaaattgaattgaattgaattgaattgaattgaattgaattgagagTAACAGCTGTTTGTCCACAATAACTTAAAACAGGAGTAAATAGCTGCTGGTTACACAGCAGAGGAgatgatggatgatgatggtctgtctgtctgttctcCTCTCAGGATACCAGACAGAGATGGTGGAGGTGATGGAGGGAGAGGGGTCTGTCCTGCTGCCTTTTAAAATCACAGGTGACCTTCCACGTGACATCAAAGCAGAGTGGAGACTCACTCACCCTGAAGAAAAGATGGTCCATGTGTATGAGAGTGGAAACAACCTCTCAGATGAAGACGACCAGGAGCAGGTTTACAGTAGCCGCACAGAGATGAATGAAGATCCAGTGACTACTAAAGActtcagtctgaccctgaaagacctccacctcactgacagtggagtctacacctgcaccgtctacaacaAGTATGGACACATGCTGCTACAGAAATCAGTGACTCTCAGTGTCAAAGGTGAGAGTAACATCTGTTTGTCCAAAGTAAGTGAGAATGAAATCACTGTTATCTGTCTTTCAGTGTGATCCTGATGTGCTCTGTTCTCTCCTCAGATAGAAAGTCTGACATTAAGGTTGAAGATGGGGGACACATCTGACAcaggtcagtaaacacatcaTAAACCCACTCAGAGTCCTGTGCAGTTTGTAGGAGTTGGGCTCCTATGACTTCCATATGTAAAAAGATCAGCAGCCCCGTGTCTGGTTATTGGCCACGCCCTGACCCCACAAATACATCATGTCTGACCACCTTATTTAGACGATAACCTGCCAGGACAGTGGACCTTCATTCCCCACCATTAGATCTTACATGATGTTACTGTGAACCAGCAAAGCCAGTAGCAATGTTGTTTCATAAGTGTCAAAGCTGCATCACACAGATTCTTCTCCTGGTTCCTTCAGACAAAGTTCTGATAAACTGACTCCTGTTGTTAATCCAATGATCTGCTTTACAAACACAACTGGATCAAATTTTGATTCCAAATGTTTTCAtatctttctttaaaaactgtttcctgttgtttgtttggggaAAATGCAGTTTGTCTCAGTGATGTCATGTAATGAGCTCCAAGTCGCAGTAACACACTTTTACCACTAGGACAGAATCACTGCACAGCTCTGCCATGTTCATGAAGCCTGGCAGCTCTGATCTCTGTCACTGATTGGTTCCTGTGGACCTCATTATCAATATTTAcaatattttagaaaaaaacatgttcagaGTCACATGATGTGTTCAAGTGTCTGATGTAGAAATAAGTTGATCAGGACTCTGAGCTGAGACTCAATCTGTTTGTCTGCTCCTCAGGAGAAAATTAACCAACAAGAGGAATCCACCATTGATCGAGCTTCCTCTGAGTCATGCCCTCTTcctgcctcctcctctctgttcctcttgtTCTTCATCTGTTGTTAAAGTTGGTGTGAAATGTTCAGTGTGGAGGTGACTGACATGATGTGAATGTTACAGTATTACACTACAAATCCTTCCTAAAAGTATgatgtaaataaacaaactcGAGTGCATGTGTAACACAATAAGATGGAGCATAAGTAGAAGGCACTATGGGTCACCATGtgctgtttgtatgtgtgcgtTTTTGttacaaaacacatttaaaaatgtctgcAGCCCCCGAAGACTACTAAAGACTCATCTCCATGACAACAGCGTGTCCACCACTGCAGCTCTCCTCTGATAAACCCTGAGCTCCACCTGAGTCTCCATCCTGAGGACCTCCTTCAGCCTCCTCATGTCGATCCgaactaaaacaaacacatcagTGAACCCTGAGCTGGATTCATTTATTAGAAGCAGCTGACCAAACATAATACTAACATAAATGATCCTAAAGTAATCCTGTAACAGACATTACTGCTGCAGGCTGATTATACAGAACCTCAAACACACTCTGATCTGATCTATTTAAAATTATGAAAACTTCTtgtgggtcaaaggtcaaagctgCTGACTGTCAGGAACCATCAGAGTTTCAGAGAAGATCAGCTTTTAATAAACAGCAGAGAAGAATATTATGCTCATGCATGTACTTGTTTATATCTGTGTGCTGAAGCCTGTGGTCTGAGTGTGTTGTTCCTATCAGTGTGACATGAACTGTAATCTGAATGTGTTGTAATGGTTCAGTCGAACAAACTTACtgcacatatttatatat
The sequence above is a segment of the Oreochromis aureus strain Israel breed Guangdong linkage group 3, ZZ_aureus, whole genome shotgun sequence genome. Coding sequences within it:
- the LOC120434899 gene encoding uncharacterized protein LOC120434899, which gives rise to MVHVYKNGGNQSLLKDQNHRDRTEMNEDPLGIKDFSLKLKDPQLSDCGVYTCTVYDRNADILLQKVVTLSVRVPEVVEVVKGMQSVILPFTTEVLKLQDVTVEWKHEDKKVHVRQNGQNQSHDQEVNQEPVTNGNLQHTDGGTYTCTVYSEGEEILLQKVVSIAVRVYPVEMVNATQGEKSILLPFKVTDHLPQDVKVEWRLINPEDRMVYVYERSKNESPSWDHVYRGRAEMTEDPLTTKDLSLTLKDLRLTDSGVYTCTVYNKDGHMLLQKVVTLSVRDYPLEMVEVTQGEASVLLPFKITEDLLQDIKVEWKHQNIIVHVYQNSQNQSLLMNEDYKDRTEMNEEPLKNKDLSLTLKGLQLSDRGGYTCTVYNKDGSILLQKVVTLSVKGYQTEMVEVMEGEGSVLLPFKITGDLPRDIKAEWRLTHPEEKMVHVYESGNNLSDEDDQEQVYSSRTEMNEDPVTTKDFSLTLKDLHLTDSGVYTCTVYNKYGHMLLQKSVTLSVKDRKSDIKVEDGGHI